Proteins found in one Oscarella lobularis chromosome 16, ooOscLobu1.1, whole genome shotgun sequence genomic segment:
- the LOC136196613 gene encoding uncharacterized protein isoform X1: MATSWQVAVLVVSHLMSEVVLVPLLQFYESQPAHEVLNMTFSDDSIRVDQPLSLYEASASMFYVYTRGFITLGMPYTHPDKAPSSLPWRERLPLISVYWTNLTAQDQKLHVRKANDPLTLSKFAKDVQKAFPDFRDSFDLVTVATWRSNVVPSFQCVLGSVGRRSFAVFLYEGGEIDDTSNNETSPQQTENAIIGFDDGFNNSWMPRTIANNIGNRIGNVPPRRGVYVLDFNISACTADQWSSNKFCSIYGQCYEDDFFNSFCFVCDVLKSRFSWVKSQCDDLNMLQSPYLIAMFTVCGVLILSLSIVGGIGGTRVYRTRETAAINSSTSNGNSENGLSTTKEPLAEAKEPRAFVNKGAGVFSDGLLQTNESLLNPATPHSRKSAAETLAKNSTTQASSLLYPATASDLADDPVLAMMWTVGGEKQVNVAMQDLSFEFPAHCLEKESPIAIALKPGSGPPNASSSGYIFTVAPHNLSFEPPVTVRVNSESKAPESSLWKRESNDSEWVLLGDFGQANEVKVNEFCDLCLTTYTPKEQEMGDGYKFHKILFVGRKYETAVTVEVDLLRDACNATFREERDLWIEQSGNQICLLHYREILCSREGEFLLVMGTAKEDEPWTVKHEGREIRKDYAEFKAMGTRSNLATWHLYPKEGITPEEAFGQRYPCKINVMFQSQGLGKPHTANAPISTLFGQRIPSTGIESLSMNFENSSNANVVVSPSGKQRVKVQTIVAPFPAPTAPPAAAASHSLPDQQNSTGNSREVPVDAATLPSEAEFIAKNGSNWDIVRAISFIAGQKWRYVAFELDLDKAAINEIRTASTEPSSLFLKTVETCIAKEPESLAVGRLLGICDSVGIERKLIERSYRLLLSAKPE, translated from the exons ATGGCGACTTCATGGCAAGTCGCAGTCTTAGTTGTTTCGCATCTCATGAGCGAAGTAGTTCTTGTTCCTCTACTACAATTTTATGAGAGTCAGCCAGCGCATGAGGTTCTCAATATGACATTCAGCGATGATAGCATCAGAGTTGATCAGCCTTTGTCACTGTATGAAGCCAGTGCGTCAATGTTCTAC GTGTATACAAGAGGATTTATAACGCTCGGTATGCCTTACACTCATCCTGACAAAGCCCCGAGCTCATTGCCTTGGAGGGAAAGGCTGCCTCTCATATCAGTTTATTGGACCAACTTGACCGCTCAAGACCAGAAACTGCACGTGCGCAAAGCAAATGACCCCTTAACGCTCAGCAAGTTTGCAAAAGACGTTCAGAAGGCGTTTCCAGACTTTCGAGACAGCTTTGATCTTGTGACAGTCGCAACTTGGCGCTCAAATGTT GTACCTTCGTTCCAGTGCGTTCTTGGCAGTGTTGGAAGACGTAGTTTTGCCGTGTTTCTGTACGAAGGCGGAGAAATCGATGACACTTCAAACAATGAAACGTCGCCTCAGCAAACAGAAAATGCCATCATTGGCTTTGACGACGGCTTCAACAACTCCTGGATGCCTCGCACAATTGCTAACAACATAGGAAATAGAATTGGAAATGTACCTCCAAGACGGGGGGTTTACGTGTTGGATTTCAATATCA GTGCTTGTACTGCTGACCAATGGAGCTCTAATAAATTCTGCAGCATTTATGGACAGTGCTATGAAGATGACTTCTTCAATTCCTTTTGCTTT GTATGTGACGTCCTGAAATCAAGGTTCTCCTGGGTGAAATCACAGTGCGACGATCTTAACATGCTTCAGTCACCCTATCTTATAGCAATGTTTACAGTTTGTGGTGTTTTGATACTGTCTCTTTCTATCGTGGGAGGCATCGGAGGAACACGGGTTTATAGAACTCGAGAAACTGCGGCTATTAATTCGAGTACAAGTAATGGCAACAGTGAAAATGGTCTTAGTACGACAAAGGAGCCCCTAGCGGAAGCAAAAGAACCGCGAGCTTTTGTCAACAAAGGTGCTGGCGTTTTTAGCGATGGTCTGTTGCAGACTAATGAAAGCCTTCTAAATCCTGCTACTCCACACTCGAGAAAGAGCGCAGCTGAAACTTTGgcaaaaaattcaacaacTCAGGCATCATCTTTACTCTATCCCGCCACTGCAAGCGATTTAGCCGATGATCCGGTGCTCGCGATGATGTGGACCGTAGGCGGTGAAAAGCAGGTCAACGTAGCAATGCAAGATCTAAGTTTTGAATTTCCTGCTCATTGcttggagaaagagagtcCCATTGCCATCGCACTGAAGCCCGGAAGCGGTCCACCAAACGCTAGCAGCTCGGGCTACATTTTTACTGTTGCACCTCACAACTTGTCTTTTGAGCCGCCTGTGACGGTTAGAGTCAACAGCGAGTCGAAAGCGCCTGAATCAAGCCTTTGGAAGAGAGAATCGAATGACAGCGAGTGGGTTCTTCTTGGAGATTTTGGACAGGCGAACGAAGTAAAAGTGAATGAATTTTGTGACTTATGTCTTACGACCTACACGCCCAAAGAACAGGAAATGGGTGATGGATACAAGTTTCACAAAATTTTGTTTGTCGGAAGAAAATACGAAACTGCCGTAACCGTTGAAGTTGATCTCCTCAGAGATGCCTGCAATGCCACCTTTCGCGAAGAG AGAGATCTTTGGATTGAGCAGTCCGGAAACCAAATTTGTCTGCTGCATTATCGTGAAATTTTATGCTCTAGAGAGGGAGAGTTCCTTTTGGTTATGGGAACCGCCAAGGAAGACGAGCCTTGGACTGTGAAGCATGAAGGCAGAGAAATT AGGAAAGATTATGCTGAATTTAAAGCGATGGGAACAAGGAGCAACTTGGCGACGTGGCATTTGTATCCAAAAGAGGGGATAACGCCTGAGGAGGCGTTTGGTCAACGTTATCCCTGTAAAATCAACGTGATGTTTCAAAGCCAAGGCTTAGGGAAGCCTCATACGGCAAACGCCCCAATATCTACGCTTTTTGGACAA CGCATTCCAAGCACAGGAATTGAATCTCTATCCA TGAATTTTGAGAATAGCAGTaacgcgaacgtcgtcgttagCCCTAGCGGAAAACAAAGAGTCAAA GTGCAAACCATTGTTGCTCCTTTTCCTGCTCCTACTGCTcctcctgctgctgctgcttctcaCTCACTCCCAGATCAGCAAAATTCTACCGGTAATAGCAGAG AGGTACCAGTTGACGCTGCAACGCTACCATCCGAGGCGGAATTCATTGCAAAAAATGGCAGTAATTGGGATATTGTTCGGGCTATAAGCTTTATAGCGGGCCAAAAGTGGCGATACGTCGCGTTTGAGCTTGATCTCGATAAGGCAGCGATCAATGAAATCAGGACTGCTTCTACAGAGCCTAGTTCACTATTTCTCAAGACCGTCGAAACGTGCATTGCTAAAGAGCCTGAATCTCTGGCTGTGGGAAGACTGCTGGGAATCTGCGACTCAGTGGGGATAGAAAGGAAATTAATCGAAAGAAGCTACCGGTTATTGCTATCAGCCAAACCTGAGTAA
- the LOC136196613 gene encoding uncharacterized protein isoform X2: MATSWQVAVLVVSHLMSEVVLVPLLQFYESQPAHEVLNMTFSDDSIRVDQPLSLYEASASMFYVYTRGFITLGMPYTHPDKAPSSLPWRERLPLISVYWTNLTAQDQKLHVRKANDPLTLSKFAKDVQKAFPDFRDSFDLVTVATWRSNVVPSFQCVLGSVGRRSFAVFLYEGGEIDDTSNNETSPQQTENAIIGFDDGFNNSWMPRTIANNIGNRIGNVPPRRGVYVLDFNISACTADQWSSNKFCSIYGQCYEDDFFNSFCFVCDVLKSRFSWVKSQCDDLNMLQSPYLIAMFTVCGVLILSLSIVGGIGGTRVYRTRETAAINSSTSNGNSENGLSTTKEPLAEAKEPRAFVNKGAGVFSDGLLQTNESLLNPATPHSRKSAAETLAKNSTTQASSLLYPATASDLADDPVLAMMWTVGGEKQVNVAMQDLSFEFPAHCLEKESPIAIALKPGSGPPNASSSGYIFTVAPHNLSFEPPVTVRVNSESKAPESSLWKRESNDSEWVLLGDFGQANEVKVNEFCDLCLTTYTPKEQEMGDGYKFHKILFVGRKYETAVTVEVDLLRDACNATFREERDLWIEQSGNQICLLHYREILCSREGEFLLVMGTAKEDEPWTVKHEGREIRKDYAEFKAMGTRSNLATWHLYPKEGITPEEAFGQRYPCKINVMFQSQGLGKPHTANAPISTLFGQRIPSTGIESLSMNFENSSNANVVVSPSGKQRVKVQTIVAPFPAPTAPPAAAASHSLPDQQNSTEVPVDAATLPSEAEFIAKNGSNWDIVRAISFIAGQKWRYVAFELDLDKAAINEIRTASTEPSSLFLKTVETCIAKEPESLAVGRLLGICDSVGIERKLIERSYRLLLSAKPE, translated from the exons ATGGCGACTTCATGGCAAGTCGCAGTCTTAGTTGTTTCGCATCTCATGAGCGAAGTAGTTCTTGTTCCTCTACTACAATTTTATGAGAGTCAGCCAGCGCATGAGGTTCTCAATATGACATTCAGCGATGATAGCATCAGAGTTGATCAGCCTTTGTCACTGTATGAAGCCAGTGCGTCAATGTTCTAC GTGTATACAAGAGGATTTATAACGCTCGGTATGCCTTACACTCATCCTGACAAAGCCCCGAGCTCATTGCCTTGGAGGGAAAGGCTGCCTCTCATATCAGTTTATTGGACCAACTTGACCGCTCAAGACCAGAAACTGCACGTGCGCAAAGCAAATGACCCCTTAACGCTCAGCAAGTTTGCAAAAGACGTTCAGAAGGCGTTTCCAGACTTTCGAGACAGCTTTGATCTTGTGACAGTCGCAACTTGGCGCTCAAATGTT GTACCTTCGTTCCAGTGCGTTCTTGGCAGTGTTGGAAGACGTAGTTTTGCCGTGTTTCTGTACGAAGGCGGAGAAATCGATGACACTTCAAACAATGAAACGTCGCCTCAGCAAACAGAAAATGCCATCATTGGCTTTGACGACGGCTTCAACAACTCCTGGATGCCTCGCACAATTGCTAACAACATAGGAAATAGAATTGGAAATGTACCTCCAAGACGGGGGGTTTACGTGTTGGATTTCAATATCA GTGCTTGTACTGCTGACCAATGGAGCTCTAATAAATTCTGCAGCATTTATGGACAGTGCTATGAAGATGACTTCTTCAATTCCTTTTGCTTT GTATGTGACGTCCTGAAATCAAGGTTCTCCTGGGTGAAATCACAGTGCGACGATCTTAACATGCTTCAGTCACCCTATCTTATAGCAATGTTTACAGTTTGTGGTGTTTTGATACTGTCTCTTTCTATCGTGGGAGGCATCGGAGGAACACGGGTTTATAGAACTCGAGAAACTGCGGCTATTAATTCGAGTACAAGTAATGGCAACAGTGAAAATGGTCTTAGTACGACAAAGGAGCCCCTAGCGGAAGCAAAAGAACCGCGAGCTTTTGTCAACAAAGGTGCTGGCGTTTTTAGCGATGGTCTGTTGCAGACTAATGAAAGCCTTCTAAATCCTGCTACTCCACACTCGAGAAAGAGCGCAGCTGAAACTTTGgcaaaaaattcaacaacTCAGGCATCATCTTTACTCTATCCCGCCACTGCAAGCGATTTAGCCGATGATCCGGTGCTCGCGATGATGTGGACCGTAGGCGGTGAAAAGCAGGTCAACGTAGCAATGCAAGATCTAAGTTTTGAATTTCCTGCTCATTGcttggagaaagagagtcCCATTGCCATCGCACTGAAGCCCGGAAGCGGTCCACCAAACGCTAGCAGCTCGGGCTACATTTTTACTGTTGCACCTCACAACTTGTCTTTTGAGCCGCCTGTGACGGTTAGAGTCAACAGCGAGTCGAAAGCGCCTGAATCAAGCCTTTGGAAGAGAGAATCGAATGACAGCGAGTGGGTTCTTCTTGGAGATTTTGGACAGGCGAACGAAGTAAAAGTGAATGAATTTTGTGACTTATGTCTTACGACCTACACGCCCAAAGAACAGGAAATGGGTGATGGATACAAGTTTCACAAAATTTTGTTTGTCGGAAGAAAATACGAAACTGCCGTAACCGTTGAAGTTGATCTCCTCAGAGATGCCTGCAATGCCACCTTTCGCGAAGAG AGAGATCTTTGGATTGAGCAGTCCGGAAACCAAATTTGTCTGCTGCATTATCGTGAAATTTTATGCTCTAGAGAGGGAGAGTTCCTTTTGGTTATGGGAACCGCCAAGGAAGACGAGCCTTGGACTGTGAAGCATGAAGGCAGAGAAATT AGGAAAGATTATGCTGAATTTAAAGCGATGGGAACAAGGAGCAACTTGGCGACGTGGCATTTGTATCCAAAAGAGGGGATAACGCCTGAGGAGGCGTTTGGTCAACGTTATCCCTGTAAAATCAACGTGATGTTTCAAAGCCAAGGCTTAGGGAAGCCTCATACGGCAAACGCCCCAATATCTACGCTTTTTGGACAA CGCATTCCAAGCACAGGAATTGAATCTCTATCCA TGAATTTTGAGAATAGCAGTaacgcgaacgtcgtcgttagCCCTAGCGGAAAACAAAGAGTCAAA GTGCAAACCATTGTTGCTCCTTTTCCTGCTCCTACTGCTcctcctgctgctgctgcttctcaCTCACTCCCAGATCAGCAAAATTCTACCG AGGTACCAGTTGACGCTGCAACGCTACCATCCGAGGCGGAATTCATTGCAAAAAATGGCAGTAATTGGGATATTGTTCGGGCTATAAGCTTTATAGCGGGCCAAAAGTGGCGATACGTCGCGTTTGAGCTTGATCTCGATAAGGCAGCGATCAATGAAATCAGGACTGCTTCTACAGAGCCTAGTTCACTATTTCTCAAGACCGTCGAAACGTGCATTGCTAAAGAGCCTGAATCTCTGGCTGTGGGAAGACTGCTGGGAATCTGCGACTCAGTGGGGATAGAAAGGAAATTAATCGAAAGAAGCTACCGGTTATTGCTATCAGCCAAACCTGAGTAA
- the LOC136196832 gene encoding flap endonuclease GEN homolog 1-like, which yields MGVNQLWQILEPIRQRVGLETLRGRRLAIDLSCWICEAQNAKGMAHTVTSPYLRNLFFRIHALKRLGVKLVFVVESSTVCELKWETVRRRVEERRPPAFNGRRAVAEIRKPPPVRRQLKHKMEKCVQMLDLLGIPYVRATGEAEATCATLNLANLVDGCVTEDSDTFLYGAPVVYRGLSTNEKDPRVDIYTLRDVEKRLGMSRSSLIALAFLLGCDYCPKGVPGVGREKALKWLMELGSTSPLERFRAWNKGDDHCISSTESFIRRKALALEAFPDSRIMDEFLSSVEAHRTFVVPPCQRPNVERSLDFIEAHLGWPHSYTQQKVFELLTYFAMTTTQRVAASDLAPERILKSRIAKGVAVFEVEWRGREAVKIGDENATKDAYLVTIENAALVERVYPNIVDDFRRVSSKKRNATRSKKCDERPRVVQTATARVVPETIVVVSDSDEEEGESLIVLSDSEDDGSRARESHVDPLPDIGNLSIRDSRQIEKKRDETSGSPLPLRERLRRQKCLDDSHLGKFYNL from the exons ATGGGCGTAAATCAGCTATGGCAGATACTGGAGCCAATACGCCAGCGAGTCGGTTTAGAAACGCTTCGAGGCCGAAGACTGGCGATCGATCTCAGCTGTTGGATTTGCGAAGCCCAGAACGCGAAGGGAATGGCACACACCGTGACAAGTCCCTACCTACGCAATCTCTTCTTTCGAATTCACGCGCTAAAGCGACTCGGCGTCaagctcgttttcgtcgtcgaaagctCGACTGTCTGCGAACTGAAATGGGAAACAGtgagacgacgcgtcgaagaGAGACGACCACCAGCCTTCAACGGCCGACGCGCGGTCGCCGAAATTCGAAAACCGCCGCCAGTGCGAAGGCAACTCAAGCACAAGATGGAGAAG TGCGTGCAAATGCTTGATCTGTTGGGAATACCTTACGTGCGAGCGACTGGTGAAGCCGAGGCGACCTGCGCCACGTTGAATCTGGCAAAC ttggTTGACGGGTGCGTCACTGAAGATAGTGACACGTTTCTCTATGGAGCACCCGTAGTCTATAGAGGTCTTAGTACCAATGAGAAG GATCCTCGAGTCGATATCTATACTCTTCGAGACGTCGAGAAGCGTCTCGGCATGAGTCGTTCTTCTCTAATAGCACTCGCTTTTTTACTCGGCTGTGATTACTGTCCCAAAGGCGTGCCGGGTGTCGGTAGAGAGAAGGCACTCAAGTGGCTGATGGAGCTCGGAAGCACGAGCCCACTTGAGAG ATTTCGTGCTTGGAATAAGG GAGACGATCATTGCATTTCATCAACAGAAAGTTTTATACGACG GAAGGCCCTTGCTCTCGAAGCCTTTCCAGATTCTAGG ATAATGGAcgagtttctttcttccgTGGAGGCTCATCGGACTTTCGTCGTTCCTCCTTGTCAAAGGCCAAACGTGGAGCGTTCACTT GACTTTATTGAAGCACACCTCGGATGGCCTCACAGCTACACGCAGCAAAAG GTGTTTGAGTTGCTGACGTATttcgccatgacgacgacccAACGGGTCGCAGCTTCTGATTTGGCCCCAGAAAG AATATTGAAGAGTCGAATAGCAAAAGGCGTTGCCGTTTTTGAAGTCGAGTGGCGAGGACGAGAAGCGGTCAAGAtaggcgacgaaaacgcgacgaaagacgcCTATTTGGTCACCATAGAAAACGCCGCG TTGGTCGAAAGAGTGTACCCGAATATTGTCGACGACTTTCGACGggtctcgtcgaagaagagaa ACGCGACTCGTTCAAAGAAATGCGACGAACGCCCCCGCGTGGtccaaacggcgacggcacgcgTCGTGCCCGAAACGATTGTTGTCGTTTCCGAtagcgacgaggaagagggGGAGTCGCTTATCGTCTTGTCTGACAGCGAGGACGACGGGAGTCGCGCGAGGGAGTCCCACGTTGATCCATTACCCGATATCGGCAACTTATCGATTCGAGATTCTCGTCAGATTGAAAAGAAGcgcgacgagacgtcggGCTCGCCTCTTCCGCTTAGGGAACGGctacgacgtcaaaaatgtCTCGATGACAGTCATTTAGGAAAATTCTATAATCTATGA